In the Loxodonta africana isolate mLoxAfr1 chromosome 1, mLoxAfr1.hap2, whole genome shotgun sequence genome, one interval contains:
- the LOC100672571 gene encoding olfactory receptor 12D1-like: MLNQTSVTEFLLLGVIDNQELQPFLFAVFLTIYFSIVVGNGAILMIVVSDPRLHSPMYFFLGNLSCLDICYSTVTLPKMLENFLSTHKAISFVGCISQLHFFHFLGSTEAMLLAVMALDRFVAICKPLRYTVIMNHQRCTQMASTTWVIGFFHALLHSIMTSHLNFCGSNQIHHFFCDIKPLLELACGNIELNQWLLNTVSGTIAMGPFFLTLLSYFYIITYLVFKTRSCSMLHRALSTCASHFMVVILLYAPVIFTYIRPASGSSMDQDRVIAIMYTVVTPVLNPLIYTLRNKEVKKALIRAIRKEL; encoded by the coding sequence atgctGAATCAAACCTCAGTCACTGAATTTCTCCTCCTGGGAGTGATAGACAACCAAGAACTGCAGCCTTTTCTCTTTGCAGTTTTCCTCACCATCTACTTTAGCATTGTGGTTGGGAATGGAGCTATCCTGATGATTGTCGTCTCTGATCCAAGACTTCATtcacctatgtatttcttcctgggAAACCTCTCATGCCTTGATATCTGCTACTCCACAGTGACACTGCCAAAGATGCTAGAGAACTTCCTCTCTACACACAAAGCAATTTCTTTTGTGGGATGCATAAGCCAGCTTCATTTCTTTCACTTCCTAGGCAGCACAGAGGCCATGTTGTTGGCTGTGATGGCCTTGGACCGCTTTGTGGCTATCTGCAAACCTCTTCGTTACACTGTCATCATGAATCATCAGCGCTGTACCCAGATGGCTAGTACAACCTGGGTCATTGGGTTTTTCCATGCCCTCCTACATTCCATAATGACCTCTCACTTGAACTTCTGTGGCTCCAACCAAATCCATCACTTCTTCTGTGATATCAAACCATTGCTGGAGTTGGCATGTGGGAACATTGAACTCAATCAATGGCTGCTCAATACTGTCTCAGGAACCATTGCTATGGGCCCCTTCTTTCTCACACTTCTCTCCTATTTCTACATTATCACCTATCTCGTCTTCAAGACCCGTTCTTGCAGCATGCTTCACAGAGCATTGTCTACCTGTGCCTCCCACTTCATGGTAGTCATTCTTCTCTATGCTCCTGTTATCTTTACCTATATTCGTCCTGCCTCAGGCAGCTCCATGGATCAGGATCGGGTCATTGCCATCATGTACACTGTGGTCACTCCTGTACTAAATCCACTGATCTATACTTTGAGGAACAAGGAAGTCAAGAAGGCTTTAATCAGGGCAATCAGAAAGGAGCTATGA